In one window of Bradyrhizobium sp. AZCC 1721 DNA:
- a CDS encoding efflux RND transporter permease subunit — protein MISKFFIERPVLSNVIAILMILIGGVCLFRLAVAQYPDVVPPTVQVTTRYPGASAKTVIDTVALPIEQQVNGVEDMLYMQSYSGADGSYSLTVTFKIGTDLNFAQVLVQNRVSSALSQLPQSVQNQGVIVQKRSTAILLFVTLTSPKATYDSLFLSNYATINIRDELSRLPGVGNVTVFGAGQYSMRVWLDPNKLQARNLMPQDVISAIQQQSQQVTAGQVGAPPAPAGQAFQYTLNVSGRLDDVSEFENVIVKTGNSGDVTRVRDVGWVELGAQTYSQMFSLNNKPATGIGVFQSPGANALEVEQAVQRKMAELAKGFPQDIKYDTPFDTTKFVSESINEVYKTLIEAGLLVLVVILIFLQDWRAMLVPATTVPVTIIGAFAAMAALGFTVNISTLFAIVLAIGIVVDDAIVVVEGAAHNIEKGMSGHDAAISAMDALFAPIIGITLVLVSVFLPSAFLPGLTGRMYAQFALVIAATALLSAINAATLKPTQCALWLRRPAPPEQRNFFYRGFNAVYNRLEAWYGRVISRLVAHSNVSVICALILIAIGGYGLSRVPTGFIPIEDQGYLLVAVQLPDGAALDRTQRVLTRVSDITSKTAGVEQVITIAGISALDNSSSLANAGVAYLILKEWSARGEGEDLRSLFVGLNERLSVIEEARILVVPPPPIQGIGNAAGFAMQVQLRDGNSDFSKLQAITGAMVSNAASQSALQRVSSPFRSTVPQFDVEVDRVKAQTMHVTTDQVFSTLSSYMGSSYVNQFNKFGRTFQVYAQGDAQFRLTPRDIERLTVRNSQGDMIPLGAVAKITPAVGPSLISLYNLYPSATIIGLPATGYSSGQSMNLMEEIAAKTLPPGTGFEWTAMSYQEKVVGGQIYWAFGLALLLVYLVLAGQYESWYAPISVILAVPLSLLGPMLVLSGLRIENNLYTQIGIILLIALSAKNAILIVEVALELHVRDCKPLLESAVEAARARFRPILMTSFAFILGVVPLVLATGAGANARKSIGITVFSGMLASTCLAVLFVPTFFVVIQRFENWLKERKVKKAGMKAAPQAPAAH, from the coding sequence ATGATTTCAAAATTTTTCATCGAGCGGCCCGTTCTTTCCAACGTCATCGCGATCCTGATGATCCTGATCGGCGGCGTCTGCCTGTTCCGGCTCGCGGTTGCGCAATATCCCGATGTCGTGCCGCCCACGGTGCAGGTCACCACCCGCTATCCCGGCGCCAGCGCGAAAACCGTGATCGACACCGTGGCGCTGCCGATCGAGCAACAGGTCAACGGCGTCGAGGACATGCTTTACATGCAGTCCTACAGCGGCGCCGATGGCTCCTACTCGCTGACGGTCACCTTCAAAATCGGCACCGACCTCAACTTCGCTCAGGTGCTGGTGCAGAACCGGGTCTCGAGCGCGCTCTCGCAACTGCCGCAATCGGTGCAGAACCAGGGCGTCATCGTGCAGAAGAGGTCGACGGCGATCCTCTTGTTCGTGACGCTGACATCGCCGAAAGCGACCTATGACAGCCTGTTCCTGAGCAATTACGCCACCATCAACATTCGCGACGAGCTGTCGCGCCTACCCGGCGTCGGCAATGTCACCGTGTTCGGGGCCGGCCAGTATTCGATGCGGGTCTGGCTCGATCCGAACAAGCTGCAGGCGCGCAACCTGATGCCGCAGGACGTGATTTCGGCGATCCAGCAGCAGAGCCAGCAGGTCACCGCAGGCCAGGTCGGGGCGCCGCCGGCGCCTGCAGGGCAGGCGTTTCAATATACGCTGAATGTCAGCGGGCGGCTCGACGACGTCAGCGAGTTCGAGAACGTGATCGTCAAGACCGGCAACAGCGGCGACGTCACCCGTGTGCGCGATGTCGGTTGGGTGGAACTCGGTGCCCAGACCTACAGCCAGATGTTCTCGCTCAACAACAAACCGGCCACCGGCATCGGCGTGTTCCAGTCGCCGGGCGCCAACGCGCTCGAGGTCGAGCAGGCGGTTCAGAGAAAAATGGCGGAGTTGGCGAAGGGATTCCCACAGGACATCAAGTACGACACGCCGTTCGACACCACCAAATTCGTCTCCGAATCGATCAACGAGGTCTACAAGACACTTATTGAGGCCGGCTTGCTTGTGCTCGTCGTGATCCTGATCTTCCTGCAGGACTGGCGCGCGATGCTGGTGCCGGCGACAACGGTGCCGGTGACGATCATCGGCGCGTTCGCGGCGATGGCGGCGCTCGGCTTCACCGTCAACATCTCGACGCTGTTTGCGATCGTGCTCGCGATCGGCATCGTGGTGGATGACGCCATCGTCGTTGTCGAAGGCGCAGCCCATAATATCGAGAAGGGAATGTCCGGCCATGACGCCGCGATCAGCGCGATGGACGCGCTGTTCGCGCCGATCATCGGCATCACGCTGGTGCTGGTCTCGGTGTTTTTGCCCTCGGCATTCCTGCCGGGCTTGACCGGGCGGATGTACGCGCAATTCGCGCTGGTCATTGCCGCCACCGCGCTGCTCAGCGCCATCAACGCGGCGACGCTGAAGCCGACGCAATGCGCCCTATGGCTGCGCCGGCCTGCGCCGCCGGAACAGCGCAACTTCTTTTACCGGGGCTTCAACGCGGTCTATAACCGTCTGGAGGCCTGGTATGGCCGGGTGATCAGCCGTCTGGTCGCGCACAGCAATGTATCCGTCATCTGCGCGCTGATCCTGATCGCGATCGGCGGCTACGGCCTGTCGCGGGTGCCGACCGGCTTCATCCCGATCGAGGACCAAGGCTATCTGCTGGTGGCGGTGCAATTGCCGGATGGCGCGGCGCTCGACCGCACTCAGCGTGTACTCACCCGCGTCAGCGACATCACCAGTAAAACCGCGGGCGTCGAGCAGGTGATCACGATCGCGGGCATTTCCGCGCTCGACAATTCCTCCAGCCTCGCCAATGCCGGCGTGGCCTATCTGATCCTCAAAGAGTGGAGTGCGCGCGGCGAGGGCGAGGATCTGCGGTCGCTGTTCGTCGGCCTGAACGAAAGACTGTCTGTCATCGAGGAGGCGCGGATCCTAGTGGTCCCGCCGCCGCCGATCCAGGGAATCGGCAATGCCGCCGGCTTTGCGATGCAGGTGCAGCTCCGCGACGGCAATTCCGACTTCAGCAAGCTGCAGGCAATCACGGGCGCGATGGTTTCCAATGCGGCGTCGCAAAGCGCGCTGCAGCGGGTCAGCTCGCCGTTCCGCTCGACGGTGCCGCAGTTCGACGTCGAGGTGGATAGGGTCAAGGCCCAGACCATGCATGTCACGACCGACCAGGTCTTCTCGACATTGTCATCCTACATGGGGTCGAGCTACGTCAACCAGTTCAACAAGTTCGGCCGCACCTTCCAGGTCTATGCGCAAGGAGACGCGCAATTTCGCCTGACGCCGCGCGACATCGAAAGGCTGACGGTGCGCAACAGCCAGGGCGACATGATCCCGCTCGGCGCGGTGGCGAAGATCACGCCGGCGGTCGGGCCGTCGCTGATCAGCCTGTATAATCTCTATCCATCGGCCACCATCATCGGGCTGCCGGCCACGGGCTACAGCTCCGGCCAGTCGATGAATCTGATGGAAGAGATCGCCGCCAAGACGCTGCCGCCGGGCACCGGCTTCGAGTGGACGGCGATGTCGTACCAGGAGAAGGTCGTCGGCGGCCAGATCTACTGGGCGTTTGGTCTCGCCCTGCTGCTGGTGTATCTCGTGCTGGCCGGACAATATGAGAGCTGGTACGCGCCGATCTCGGTCATTCTCGCGGTACCGCTATCACTGCTCGGGCCGATGCTGGTGCTGAGCGGGCTGAGGATCGAGAACAACCTCTACACCCAGATCGGCATTATCCTGTTGATCGCGCTGTCGGCCAAGAACGCCATCCTGATTGTCGAGGTGGCGCTCGAGCTCCACGTGCGCGACTGCAAGCCGCTGTTGGAATCCGCCGTCGAGGCAGCGCGGGCCCGTTTCCGTCCGATCCTGATGACGTCGTTCGCCTTCATCCTCGGCGTCGTGCCCTTGGTGCTCGCCACCGGCGCCGGCGCCAATGCGCGGAAGTCGATCGGCATCACCGTGTTCTCGGGCATGCTGGCGTCAACCTGCCTGGCCGTGCTGTTCGTGCCGACGTTCTTCGTCGTGATCCAGCGGTTCGAGA